A portion of the Acidobacteriaceae bacterium genome contains these proteins:
- a CDS encoding penicillin acylase family protein, giving the protein MNSFEQPGEPEQRNETPAHEPTEATSEPRLLTRRSHDEDEAAEASPNLREQAEARASSLRMQAAEAVARYRQRRRQIQQESPEAIAARATRASKLRWRKWIFLSAALVLFLLLSLGGFIVSLRHDLHDSLPQLDGEAHTAGLSEAVTVARNDQGVPAITAKSIDDLLFAQGYVTAQDRLWQMDVTRRHAAGELAEILGSGLVDHDRQQRILQLRATADRAVASMPEDQRKQLEAYARGVNAFLNSHSNALPVEFSLLHYTPEPWQPRDSLLVLLAMWQDLSTSFPVKLNREALSTHLPANLLADLYPTSTYRDRIPSEPRHDLTTPVEQIEQIPLDSTQSSLIAPADLLRRQQSLTREACTDCRAGSNNWAVAASRSASGAPLLSNDMHLGLQIPNTWYEAVLHAPNLDVAGFSLPGVPFIMVGRNAHVAWSFTNLGGDVQDLYIEHTRGSGSSLEYQQRSGAWAPVQHHTEIIKVRARRNVTVEVQTTEHPFGASTISTPILSSLYPGEKRSLALEWAAYAPNALSNPLLAIEQATSGQSLVEAFRGFGGPTLNLVWADDAHHIGYHAVGIIPVRGSMERRPRNLPTLDLGEPTPEQQTTPVPADEPDADSGDGAQTMLREFTPHLTLAAWEPTQRHRHTAHRVEPKPAPKAASRRKTTSRRASRHSTHELREQLHAPRPVAEKKLPPAEPIAPPKAKLDYTIGAPVPDVPVAASDASAVWVGQIPYDELPSVVDPPNGVIATANARITPDDYPYFIANNWANAYRVERIYRRLDGRVSLTAADMTQLQHDTYSDYDRFVAHRIAYAIDHAHYAKGDADRLQNAADLLRHFGGDMTPESSAAAIVDAIRKQLRPALLTPQIRVHDGMKASDKKALDVAMLYNWMSSDAAIESILLLQPARWLPQGFNNWNDFLAATALDALKEAKAPRDLSRWRYADVHRQNIAHPLFGEHPGYFRRVLGVVVGLGPQSVGGDNTTVNATAKKFGASERFTTDLSSPDATVATLPSGQSGNLASPNALDQAHAYLDGSSFALPLMTVHAKHTLTLLPQ; this is encoded by the coding sequence ATGAACTCTTTCGAGCAGCCGGGCGAACCGGAACAGCGCAACGAAACGCCCGCACATGAGCCCACCGAGGCCACGTCCGAGCCCCGGCTTCTCACGCGACGCAGCCACGACGAAGACGAAGCTGCTGAAGCCAGCCCCAACCTGCGCGAACAGGCGGAGGCTCGCGCCTCGTCCCTGAGAATGCAGGCCGCAGAAGCCGTAGCCCGGTACCGCCAGCGACGCCGTCAAATTCAACAGGAATCACCAGAGGCCATCGCCGCCCGTGCGACAAGGGCGAGCAAACTGCGCTGGCGCAAGTGGATCTTCCTCTCGGCAGCGCTTGTCCTCTTCCTTCTGCTCTCCCTCGGCGGCTTCATCGTTTCGCTGCGCCACGATCTTCATGACAGCCTGCCGCAGCTCGACGGCGAAGCACACACCGCTGGCCTCAGCGAGGCGGTCACCGTCGCGCGCAACGACCAGGGCGTTCCCGCCATCACGGCAAAGTCCATCGACGACCTGCTCTTTGCGCAGGGCTACGTCACCGCGCAAGACCGCCTCTGGCAGATGGATGTCACGCGCCGCCACGCAGCCGGCGAGCTAGCCGAGATCCTCGGCTCTGGACTCGTCGACCACGATCGTCAGCAACGCATTCTGCAGCTTCGCGCCACAGCCGACCGCGCCGTCGCCAGCATGCCCGAGGACCAGCGCAAGCAGCTCGAAGCCTACGCTCGCGGAGTCAACGCCTTTCTCAATAGCCACTCCAACGCTCTGCCCGTCGAGTTCAGCCTGCTGCACTACACGCCAGAACCCTGGCAGCCGCGCGACTCCCTGCTCGTCCTCCTCGCCATGTGGCAGGACCTCTCGACCTCTTTCCCCGTCAAGCTCAACCGCGAGGCGCTCTCCACCCACCTGCCCGCGAACCTCCTCGCCGACCTCTACCCCACATCGACGTACCGCGACCGCATTCCGTCCGAGCCACGCCACGACCTCACCACGCCGGTCGAACAGATCGAGCAGATTCCGCTCGACTCCACGCAGTCCTCGCTCATCGCACCCGCCGACCTGCTTCGCCGCCAACAGAGCCTGACCCGTGAAGCCTGCACCGACTGCCGCGCGGGTTCGAACAACTGGGCGGTCGCCGCCTCGCGCTCCGCCTCTGGCGCGCCGTTGCTCTCCAACGATATGCACCTCGGCCTGCAGATTCCCAACACCTGGTATGAGGCCGTGCTGCACGCGCCGAACCTCGATGTCGCAGGCTTCTCGCTGCCAGGCGTTCCATTCATCATGGTTGGCCGCAACGCGCACGTTGCGTGGAGCTTCACCAACCTCGGTGGCGACGTGCAGGACCTCTACATCGAACACACTCGCGGCTCCGGCTCTTCGCTCGAGTACCAGCAGCGCAGCGGCGCGTGGGCTCCCGTCCAGCATCACACCGAGATCATCAAAGTACGCGCGCGCCGCAACGTCACCGTCGAGGTGCAGACGACCGAACACCCTTTCGGTGCCAGCACCATCAGCACGCCAATCCTTTCCAGCCTCTATCCCGGGGAGAAACGTTCGCTCGCGCTTGAGTGGGCCGCCTACGCGCCCAACGCGCTCAGCAATCCTCTGCTCGCCATCGAGCAGGCCACCTCCGGCCAGTCGCTCGTCGAAGCCTTCCGCGGCTTCGGTGGCCCAACGCTCAACCTCGTCTGGGCCGACGACGCACATCACATCGGCTACCACGCTGTCGGCATCATCCCCGTACGCGGCTCCATGGAGCGCCGCCCGCGTAATCTGCCCACGCTCGACCTGGGTGAGCCGACGCCCGAGCAGCAGACCACGCCCGTCCCCGCAGACGAGCCCGATGCAGACAGCGGAGACGGGGCACAAACCATGCTCCGCGAGTTCACCCCGCACCTTACGCTCGCAGCCTGGGAGCCAACACAGCGTCATCGCCACACTGCTCACAGAGTCGAGCCAAAGCCAGCACCCAAGGCCGCGTCCCGCCGCAAGACCACAAGCCGCAGAGCCTCTCGCCACAGCACACATGAACTGCGCGAACAGCTCCACGCACCCCGTCCGGTCGCAGAAAAGAAGCTCCCCCCCGCAGAGCCTATCGCTCCGCCAAAGGCAAAGCTCGACTACACCATCGGCGCTCCGGTTCCTGATGTTCCTGTTGCAGCCAGCGACGCCAGTGCGGTCTGGGTCGGGCAGATTCCGTACGACGAGCTTCCCTCCGTGGTCGACCCGCCGAACGGCGTTATTGCCACGGCGAACGCGCGCATCACGCCCGACGACTACCCCTACTTCATCGCCAACAACTGGGCGAACGCCTATCGCGTCGAGCGCATCTACCGCCGTCTCGATGGCCGCGTCTCACTGACAGCTGCGGACATGACACAGCTTCAGCACGACACCTACTCCGACTACGATCGCTTCGTCGCGCACCGTATCGCCTACGCTATCGATCATGCCCACTACGCCAAGGGCGACGCCGACCGCCTGCAGAACGCAGCCGATCTTCTGCGTCACTTCGGTGGCGATATGACACCGGAGTCCAGCGCTGCGGCCATCGTAGACGCCATCCGCAAGCAGCTTCGTCCCGCGCTGCTCACGCCCCAGATTCGCGTACACGACGGCATGAAGGCCAGTGACAAAAAGGCGCTCGACGTTGCGATGCTCTACAACTGGATGTCCTCCGACGCAGCCATCGAATCGATCCTGCTCCTGCAGCCTGCGCGCTGGCTGCCGCAAGGCTTCAACAACTGGAACGACTTCCTCGCAGCCACAGCACTCGATGCGCTGAAAGAGGCGAAGGCACCGCGTGATCTATCGCGCTGGCGCTACGCCGACGTTCATCGACAGAACATCGCACATCCACTCTTTGGCGAACACCCCGGCTACTTCCGCCGTGTCCTCGGCGTCGTTGTCGGTCTCGGACCACAGTCTGTCGGCGGCGACAACACAACCGTCAACGCCACAGCGAAGAAGTTTGGCGCCAGCGAACGCTTCACCACTGACCTCTCTTCACCCGATGCCACGGTGGCCACGCTTCCCTCTGGTCAATCCGGTAACCTGGCCAGCCCTAACGCTCTTGATCAGGCTCACGCTTACCTTGACGGCTCTTCCTTCGCTCTACCTCTGATGACAGTGCACGCAAAGCACACGCTCACATTGCTTCCCCAATAA
- a CDS encoding CPBP family intramembrane metalloprotease, translated as MEELRDPEQLTPQEPPVAAFTKPEEPNSVFFGRFGMRAGWGFAIYVVLSIVIMSISGVFAVGLSGQFKAIQQAHAYAAAHPGQVVPPVHRDLMPIFPIANDGIEFLGLLGICWFFAKGERRPMRAYGLGRNRVWDILPGALWGLAMMTALIGVLHAGGWLIFDGLNVHGATALAFGIKWLIGFICVGFAEEYMFRGYLQFTLMRGVWGLGEKLSPQSPFSASFWLAATLMSVLFAAVHIANGGETAFGILQVFVAGMVFSYALWRTGSLWWGVGFHATWDWAQSFLFGVPDSGGLSFGRLFNTHVAGPKLLSGGTTGPEGSVFGTVALLLTLVAIALVKRGPQPSPEPEPKPASEGFHNSAA; from the coding sequence ATGGAAGAACTTCGCGACCCCGAACAGCTCACCCCGCAGGAGCCGCCCGTTGCAGCCTTCACTAAGCCCGAAGAGCCGAATAGCGTCTTCTTTGGTCGTTTTGGTATGCGCGCCGGATGGGGCTTTGCCATCTATGTCGTTCTTTCAATCGTCATCATGAGCATCTCCGGCGTCTTCGCCGTCGGGCTCTCCGGGCAGTTCAAAGCTATACAGCAGGCCCATGCCTACGCTGCAGCCCACCCCGGACAGGTTGTACCGCCGGTCCACCGTGACCTGATGCCCATCTTCCCGATCGCAAATGATGGCATTGAGTTTCTCGGCCTGCTCGGCATCTGCTGGTTCTTCGCCAAAGGCGAACGGCGGCCAATGCGTGCCTATGGTCTGGGCCGCAATCGCGTGTGGGACATCCTTCCCGGCGCTCTCTGGGGGCTTGCCATGATGACGGCACTCATCGGTGTTCTCCACGCCGGTGGCTGGCTGATCTTTGATGGTCTCAACGTGCATGGCGCGACCGCGCTGGCCTTTGGCATCAAGTGGCTGATCGGCTTCATCTGCGTCGGCTTCGCGGAAGAGTACATGTTCCGCGGCTATCTGCAGTTCACGCTGATGCGCGGCGTCTGGGGCCTTGGCGAAAAGCTCTCGCCGCAGTCGCCGTTCAGCGCTTCGTTCTGGCTCGCCGCTACGCTGATGTCGGTGCTCTTCGCCGCCGTCCACATCGCCAACGGAGGCGAAACAGCCTTCGGCATTCTGCAAGTCTTCGTCGCGGGAATGGTCTTCAGCTACGCGCTGTGGCGTACCGGCTCGCTGTGGTGGGGTGTCGGTTTCCATGCTACGTGGGACTGGGCGCAGAGCTTCCTCTTCGGCGTGCCGGACAGCGGCGGTCTTTCCTTCGGCCGCCTCTTCAACACCCATGTCGCTGGCCCGAAGCTGCTCTCCGGCGGCACCACCGGCCCAGAGGGCTCCGTCTTCGGAACGGTCGCGCTCCTGCTCACGCTCGTTGCCATTGCGCTTGTAAAACGCGGCCCGCAGCCTTCGCCTGAACCCGAACCAAAGCCTGCCTCCGAGGGGTTCCACAACAGCGCCGCCTAA
- a CDS encoding phosphoesterase, which yields MNCRVFFHDKCFDGACSASLFTRFHRECVGTASSFEYRGLVHKAGALFDESSFLTEGENAVVDFKFNPSEKVTWWFDHHQSAFANEAEETAFRAGQVNADGTSGPKAMRQFFDPSYVSCTGWIAHIASTKFGMDVAPLAELIHWANIVDGAKYESAKAAVEMAEPAMKLTMAIESAPDAEFGQKMIPLLTEMSLQQVLEQLFVAERIAPLLEKHRAQIALIESRSKLDREVITFDIADQPTEGYNKFIPYYLHPGGTYHVGLSKSSFRTKISVGTNPWTTKPASELANIAAICERYGGGGHPRVGAISFPVEKEEDARAAAAEIVAQLRDLAK from the coding sequence GTGAACTGCCGTGTTTTCTTCCATGACAAATGTTTTGACGGCGCCTGCTCCGCGTCGCTGTTTACCCGCTTTCATCGCGAGTGCGTCGGTACGGCCTCGAGCTTCGAGTATCGCGGACTGGTGCATAAGGCTGGTGCACTCTTCGACGAAAGCTCCTTCCTCACGGAGGGAGAAAACGCTGTCGTCGACTTCAAGTTCAACCCTTCGGAGAAGGTGACCTGGTGGTTCGATCATCATCAGTCCGCGTTTGCGAATGAGGCGGAAGAGACCGCTTTTCGAGCAGGGCAGGTAAACGCGGACGGTACTTCCGGACCGAAGGCGATGCGGCAGTTTTTTGACCCCAGCTATGTCAGTTGCACTGGCTGGATCGCACATATTGCCAGCACGAAGTTCGGCATGGATGTTGCCCCGCTGGCTGAGTTGATCCACTGGGCCAACATCGTGGACGGTGCAAAGTACGAGAGTGCGAAGGCTGCGGTGGAGATGGCTGAGCCCGCGATGAAGCTGACGATGGCGATCGAGAGTGCGCCGGATGCGGAGTTCGGCCAGAAGATGATTCCGCTGCTCACGGAGATGAGCCTGCAGCAGGTGCTCGAGCAGCTGTTTGTTGCCGAGCGCATCGCTCCGCTCCTGGAGAAGCATCGTGCACAGATCGCGTTGATTGAAAGCCGTTCGAAGCTCGACCGCGAGGTGATTACGTTCGACATTGCGGACCAGCCGACCGAGGGCTACAACAAGTTCATCCCGTACTACCTGCACCCAGGTGGCACGTACCATGTGGGTCTATCGAAGTCGAGCTTCCGCACGAAGATCAGCGTGGGGACAAACCCGTGGACGACGAAGCCTGCGAGCGAGCTGGCGAATATTGCGGCGATCTGCGAGCGCTATGGCGGCGGCGGACACCCGCGCGTAGGAGCGATCAGCTTCCCGGTAGAGAAGGAAGAGGATGCCCGTGCTGCAGCCGCGGAGATCGTCGCGCAGTTGCGTGATCTTGCGAAGTAG
- the rseP gene encoding RIP metalloprotease RseP, which produces MTATHILLVVVEFTIVLGIMVLVHEFGHFAMAKLCGVRVETFSIGFGPRVIGIKRGDTDYRISLLPLGGYVKMAGDNDNPAERRLDEGIDLHGADHPHDPAEFNARPRWQRILIALAGPFANFVLSICLLLAMGLFHHEVDQYLDGPAIVDYVTASSSAAKLGIASGDTIIAYGDTKAPTWNDVLTNSALNLNRDLPITWQHNGKSHSGTIHAVSGGNDQQPDPSAMLPAIGFIPREQAEPVGVYSVAAGTPADRAGVQAGDELERIDGMAPHSVMALLAYMKDQGGKPAVLTILRKGQTLAVSITPEKLDNGAGNIAYRLGFTNRPTPIKVVHLPFGAALKQSFKDNKDDATQIFKVLKGLFTRHVSVKALSGPVGIAQEIDMATQFGMWTLVRVMSMISINLGIFNLLPMPLLDGGMILFLLWESITRRDVSIVVKERVYQVAFVCLILFAAFVLFNDITKLRMHP; this is translated from the coding sequence ATGACCGCTACCCATATTCTGCTCGTCGTTGTTGAATTCACCATTGTGCTCGGCATCATGGTGCTGGTCCATGAGTTCGGCCACTTCGCCATGGCCAAACTCTGCGGCGTGCGCGTCGAAACCTTCTCCATTGGCTTTGGTCCTCGCGTTATCGGCATCAAGCGTGGCGACACCGACTACCGCATCTCCCTGCTGCCGCTCGGCGGCTATGTGAAGATGGCGGGCGATAACGACAACCCTGCCGAGCGACGTCTCGATGAAGGCATTGATCTGCACGGCGCGGACCACCCGCATGACCCTGCGGAGTTCAACGCACGCCCGCGCTGGCAGCGGATTCTCATCGCCCTCGCTGGTCCGTTTGCCAACTTTGTCCTCTCCATCTGCCTGCTGCTGGCCATGGGGCTCTTCCACCACGAAGTGGACCAGTACCTCGATGGCCCAGCCATCGTGGACTATGTCACCGCCAGCAGCAGCGCTGCGAAACTCGGCATCGCCTCCGGTGACACCATCATCGCGTACGGCGACACCAAAGCGCCTACCTGGAACGATGTGCTCACCAACAGTGCGCTGAACCTGAACCGCGACCTGCCCATCACCTGGCAGCACAACGGCAAGTCGCACAGTGGAACAATTCACGCAGTCTCCGGCGGCAACGATCAGCAGCCAGACCCGAGCGCAATGCTTCCGGCCATCGGCTTCATTCCACGCGAGCAAGCCGAGCCTGTTGGCGTGTACTCCGTCGCTGCCGGCACGCCTGCTGACCGCGCAGGGGTTCAGGCCGGTGACGAGCTTGAGCGTATCGACGGCATGGCTCCGCACTCGGTGATGGCACTGCTCGCGTACATGAAGGACCAGGGCGGCAAGCCTGCGGTGCTCACCATTCTGCGTAAGGGTCAAACGCTCGCCGTCAGCATCACGCCGGAGAAGCTTGACAATGGCGCAGGCAACATCGCCTACCGCCTCGGTTTCACGAACCGCCCGACACCGATCAAGGTCGTCCACCTGCCTTTTGGCGCTGCGCTGAAGCAGTCGTTCAAGGACAACAAGGATGATGCCACGCAGATCTTCAAGGTACTCAAAGGCCTCTTCACACGCCATGTTTCGGTGAAGGCTCTAAGTGGCCCCGTCGGCATCGCGCAAGAGATCGATATGGCCACGCAATTTGGCATGTGGACGCTGGTACGCGTGATGAGCATGATCTCGATCAATCTCGGCATCTTCAATCTGTTGCCGATGCCGTTGCTCGACGGCGGCATGATTCTCTTCCTCCTTTGGGAGAGCATCACGCGGCGTGACGTGAGCATCGTGGTGAAAGAGCGCGTCTACCAGGTCGCGTTCGTCTGCCTCATCCTCTTTGCAGCATTCGTGCTCTTCAATGACATCACCAAGCTGCGGATGCATCCGTAA
- a CDS encoding 1-deoxy-D-xylulose-5-phosphate reductoisomerase: MKKISILGSTGSIGTSTLSICESHPDQFHPVALAAGSNLTLAFEQCVRWRPKVVSISTEELANALEAKLKAAGIAGIDVVYGTAGTVRVATLPEADFVVSAIVGVAGLEATYAAVLAGKTIGLANKEALVAAGDLILEAARERGVALLPIDSEHNAIHQCMRGGAASEVKQIWLTASGGPFRNTPLADFEHITPAQALKHPTWVMGQRITVDSATMLNKGLEIIEACRLFNLPPEKVKVTVHPQSTIHSLVEYVDGSILAQISVTDMRLPILYAMAYPERIASDLTFDMAALSRLDFQQPDFERFPCLRLAYEAAGASQAHCIALNAADEIAVEAFLRGDLPFLGIPRTIERVLTLTAKASPASIQDVLAADRLARELAREAVANTKAVTA; this comes from the coding sequence GTGAAGAAGATCAGCATCCTCGGCTCGACCGGCTCTATCGGTACGAGCACCCTCAGCATCTGCGAGTCGCACCCCGACCAGTTCCATCCCGTAGCTCTTGCCGCCGGTTCCAACCTCACGCTTGCCTTCGAGCAGTGCGTGCGATGGAGGCCGAAGGTCGTCTCCATCTCGACCGAAGAGCTTGCCAACGCGCTGGAAGCGAAGCTGAAGGCCGCCGGTATTGCCGGCATCGACGTCGTCTACGGCACAGCTGGAACCGTTCGCGTGGCCACGCTCCCCGAGGCTGACTTTGTCGTCTCCGCCATCGTCGGCGTCGCAGGCCTCGAAGCCACCTACGCTGCCGTGCTCGCGGGCAAGACCATCGGCCTTGCAAATAAGGAAGCGCTCGTCGCAGCTGGTGACCTGATCCTTGAAGCCGCGCGCGAGCGCGGTGTGGCTCTGTTGCCCATCGACAGCGAGCACAACGCGATCCACCAGTGTATGCGTGGCGGCGCTGCCAGCGAAGTAAAGCAGATATGGCTCACCGCCTCCGGTGGCCCCTTCCGCAACACGCCGCTCGCCGACTTCGAACACATCACGCCCGCACAGGCGTTGAAGCATCCGACATGGGTGATGGGTCAGCGCATCACCGTCGACTCCGCGACCATGCTGAACAAGGGCCTCGAGATCATCGAAGCCTGCCGCCTCTTCAACCTGCCGCCCGAAAAGGTGAAGGTCACCGTGCATCCGCAGTCGACGATCCACTCGCTGGTCGAGTACGTCGACGGCTCGATCCTCGCGCAAATCTCCGTGACCGACATGCGCCTGCCGATCCTCTACGCGATGGCCTACCCCGAGCGCATTGCGAGCGACCTGACCTTCGACATGGCCGCCCTCTCACGCCTGGACTTCCAGCAGCCTGACTTTGAACGCTTCCCTTGCCTGCGCCTGGCGTATGAAGCCGCAGGCGCGTCGCAAGCGCATTGCATCGCCCTGAACGCCGCCGACGAAATCGCCGTCGAGGCTTTTTTGCGTGGGGATCTACCGTTTCTCGGCATCCCACGTACTATCGAGCGAGTGCTCACGCTCACGGCCAAGGCCTCGCCAGCGTCTATTCAGGATGTGCTGGCCGCCGACCGTCTCGCCCGCGAACTGGCCCGAGAAGCCGTTGCCAACACCAAAGCTGTCACTGCCTAA
- a CDS encoding restriction endonuclease: protein MVKQVLMVRAGRDSIFIDEFLSRQMVAIGWWQLGDLSDVRSRDQIRGLVERAWPDSNKFQNSSSVGQVYRFRSELVPGATTATYDSNRRVYHLGTVTGEYIYHPEYDPELVHTKAVKWEKEIARDVLSAAAKNSLGSISTIFRLSDEAAEELRGAGQKAIAIPVTESVEDEAEGETEVRRDTEQRALEFLQDRLSKLAWDEMQELVAGLLRAMGYKTRISPAGPDRGRDILASPDGFGFQPPRIVVEVKHRKNTMGAPEVRSFVGGLRQNDNGLYVSTGGFTREARYEADRTNQNLTLMDADDLGKAIVEHYDQMDAEARALLPLKKIYWPV, encoded by the coding sequence ATGGTGAAGCAGGTGTTGATGGTACGCGCGGGGCGCGATTCGATCTTTATCGATGAGTTCTTGTCTCGACAGATGGTGGCGATCGGGTGGTGGCAGTTGGGTGATCTTTCGGATGTTCGTAGCCGCGATCAGATTCGAGGGCTTGTTGAAAGGGCATGGCCTGATAGCAACAAGTTTCAAAACTCTTCCAGTGTTGGTCAGGTGTATCGTTTTCGTTCAGAGCTTGTGCCCGGAGCTACGACCGCTACCTATGATTCCAACCGTCGCGTATATCACCTCGGCACCGTTACTGGGGAGTATATCTACCACCCAGAGTATGATCCCGAACTTGTTCATACGAAGGCTGTGAAGTGGGAAAAAGAGATTGCGCGTGATGTATTGTCCGCAGCAGCTAAGAACTCGCTTGGTTCAATCTCTACGATTTTTCGTCTCTCTGACGAAGCTGCTGAGGAGCTGCGTGGAGCAGGGCAGAAGGCAATTGCTATACCCGTCACCGAATCCGTTGAGGACGAGGCTGAAGGCGAGACCGAAGTGCGAAGGGATACTGAGCAGCGTGCGCTTGAGTTCTTGCAGGATAGGTTGAGTAAACTCGCTTGGGACGAAATGCAGGAACTTGTCGCAGGGCTGCTGCGTGCGATGGGTTATAAGACTAGGATTTCCCCCGCAGGACCTGATCGGGGAAGAGACATCCTTGCATCACCTGATGGCTTTGGTTTCCAGCCTCCACGGATCGTAGTCGAAGTAAAGCACCGTAAGAACACGATGGGGGCACCTGAAGTCCGCAGTTTTGTCGGCGGTCTACGCCAAAACGATAATGGTCTTTATGTGAGTACGGGCGGGTTCACTCGCGAAGCGCGGTATGAAGCCGACCGCACAAATCAAAATTTGACTCTTATGGACGCAGACGACCTTGGAAAGGCCATCGTGGAGCACTACGACCAGATGGATGCTGAAGCGCGGGCGTTACTTCCCCTAAAGAAGATTTACTGGCCAGTTTAG
- a CDS encoding phosphatidate cytidylyltransferase, producing the protein MKRVLTAVVLIAIVVSLVLLGKLWMITLLAALIAILAAMEFRTISAAGKSPIPLWWTIAAITLFFLAVFLRPQDTITAVVFSTLVLFAWNALTTGVDRVLGETASGVLLLVYIAYPLTLLPQIWSLENGTALLLFLFLCVWCGDIAALYVGKNFGKHKLAPTLSPNKTWEGAVASVAAAVGFGMALVWLGGWLATNGSGYTRLHTSAPWWEYVLLAVGLNIAAQFGDLLESALKRGAGIKDSGTLLPGHGGILDRIDALLLAAPVLWFVWVVKEYYSLGSF; encoded by the coding sequence ATGAAGCGCGTACTTACAGCCGTAGTTTTGATCGCCATCGTCGTCTCGCTTGTGCTGCTCGGCAAGCTGTGGATGATCACGCTCCTCGCCGCCCTGATCGCTATTCTGGCCGCGATGGAGTTCCGCACCATCTCCGCCGCAGGCAAAAGCCCTATCCCGCTCTGGTGGACGATCGCGGCGATTACGCTCTTCTTCCTCGCCGTCTTCCTGCGCCCGCAGGACACGATCACCGCTGTCGTCTTCTCCACGCTCGTGCTCTTTGCGTGGAACGCACTGACCACCGGCGTCGATCGCGTGCTTGGCGAGACAGCCTCCGGCGTTCTGTTGCTCGTGTACATCGCGTACCCGCTGACGCTGCTGCCGCAGATCTGGTCGCTGGAGAACGGCACGGCGCTTCTGCTCTTCCTCTTTCTCTGCGTCTGGTGCGGAGACATTGCCGCGCTCTACGTCGGCAAGAACTTCGGCAAGCACAAGCTCGCCCCCACTCTTTCTCCAAACAAGACCTGGGAAGGCGCGGTTGCTTCGGTGGCCGCCGCCGTAGGCTTCGGCATGGCTCTGGTGTGGCTTGGTGGATGGCTGGCGACGAACGGCTCCGGCTACACGCGGCTGCACACCTCAGCCCCGTGGTGGGAGTACGTTCTGCTTGCAGTCGGTCTGAACATCGCTGCCCAGTTTGGCGACCTGCTGGAGTCGGCACTGAAGCGCGGCGCAGGCATCAAGGACTCGGGTACTCTGCTACCCGGCCACGGCGGCATCCTCGACCGCATCGACGCCCTGCTGCTGGCGGCGCCGGTGCTGTGGTTTGTGTGGGTAGTGAAGGAGTATTACTCGCTGGGTAGCTTCTAA
- the uppS gene encoding polyprenyl diphosphate synthase, which yields MSQSQKQNPYQRSNRSHELTLAERRIYDELCLDRMPQHVAIIMDGNGRWAGKRALKRFLGHQQGAESVQYVVETASRIDVPWITLYAFSIENNLRRPGAEVSFLMKLLKNYLVSNVERMNANNIRMAYIGRTHELSEDVQETMRWAAEQTAKNTGTTLTLALNYGSRAEIVDSARSIVTKMFTEAQKRGISIEDMLAAEGGDEAIRTRIDEDTLAQNLYTAHMPDPDLVIRTSGEQRISNFLLWQLAYSEIFVTDRLWPDFRGEHLLEAIHAYQQRERRFGGLGETSDENLSDVLPTEAELAATNSK from the coding sequence GTGTCCCAGTCCCAGAAGCAAAACCCCTATCAGCGGTCGAACCGCTCCCACGAGCTCACGCTCGCCGAGCGTCGTATCTACGACGAGCTTTGCCTCGACCGCATGCCGCAGCACGTCGCCATCATCATGGACGGCAATGGCCGCTGGGCGGGCAAGCGTGCGCTGAAGCGCTTCCTCGGACACCAGCAGGGCGCAGAGAGTGTGCAGTACGTTGTCGAGACAGCGTCACGGATCGACGTGCCATGGATCACGCTCTACGCCTTCTCCATCGAAAACAACCTGCGCCGCCCCGGCGCAGAAGTCAGCTTCCTGATGAAGCTGCTGAAGAACTACCTCGTCTCCAACGTCGAGCGCATGAACGCGAACAACATTCGCATGGCCTACATTGGGCGCACGCATGAACTGAGCGAAGACGTGCAGGAAACGATGCGCTGGGCTGCAGAGCAGACCGCGAAGAATACCGGCACCACGCTGACGCTCGCACTCAACTACGGCTCTCGAGCCGAGATCGTCGACTCCGCTCGCTCGATCGTCACGAAGATGTTTACCGAGGCCCAGAAGCGCGGCATCTCCATCGAAGATATGCTCGCAGCCGAAGGTGGTGACGAGGCCATCCGCACGCGCATCGACGAAGATACGCTGGCGCAGAACCTGTACACCGCGCACATGCCTGATCCTGACCTTGTCATCCGCACCTCGGGCGAGCAGCGCATCTCGAACTTCCTGCTCTGGCAGCTTGCGTACTCCGAGATCTTCGTCACCGACCGCCTGTGGCCGGACTTCCGCGGCGAGCATCTGCTGGAGGCGATTCATGCCTACCAGCAGCGCGAGCGCCGCTTCGGCGGCCTGGGTGAAACCAGCGACGAGAACCTCTCCGACGTTCTGCCGACCGAAGCAGAACTTGCAGCAACGAACTCAAAATAA